The DNA window aattgtCATATACTCCCCCTGTATTATAATCATAACACAACCCTACAATAACTTCCAATCTATACCTCCCTCCAGAATATGCCAACCAAGCTGGCCGAGTACTGCATTCTCAACATGCATCCGTTCAAGGATGGCAAGGGGCGGGAGCTTCCCAACGCCTTGGACTATGTGGAGTTCACCAACCGTATATTTCAGAATTAGCCCTAGTATACGCTAGCGCTTTACTCGTAGTGATGTGTAATTCTTCATAGATGTAGTATTCACTTTCTCCTCATACACTCTTTctctcattaattaattaagtaattaattaaaaccTGTGGTCATGTTGTGAGCCCATTAATTATAAGATCAATATTATGAAATTAATGTCGCTTTTGTACCTCaagtattttataaaattttacCAATGTTTGAAAGTATTTCCTTACAGCATGGGTAGCCGCCGTCAAAACAATCATAACGAAAAATATAATTCAAATCTTGCAAGTATCAATCAACATTCATCTATTTCAACTGAGCAAATGTTTAAGCAATTCATAGGTAGATTGGTGTTAATAATTCATGTAGTAATAATTCATGTCAAAATCCATTCATAAATggtaattttcaaaatgtttgaagTTTTACTTAATATTGATAATTCTCAAAAGATCATCATAGAAAGAAAAGCAGTCATTGTTCAAGAGTTTTCCTTTTATGGTTATAAAAATTGCATTGTAACAACAGTTCATATGTAAGAATTGTGACTTGAATATGTtctcatgcatatgcatgatcTATATCAGTGTAGTTATGAATAAATGTAGAATCTTTCCTCTTATAAATAGGTGAAGGATCTGCTAAATTGAACTGTTTAGTgttcatgtgttttttttttttactcataaattttgatgttattcataaatgggtagAGCTCATAACTCTTGTTAAGCTTTGTGACTGGTGTGGTTTTTAAGCCCCTTTAACTGCTCAATTTATTCTAAGTAACATGCTATTGTATTCAAATCAGGCATTGTATTCAGCCACTACATTCACTATAGTGGTTATTCAGTATCAtcctatgaatattaatgaacaaACATCATTTTAAAGTTGCATTTCATCAACTAAGTAACTGTAAAACATCAATCTTTATAGCTATTTTaaataaacatgaatattcatctgtTTAATAGTTTGGCAACTTCAACTCGGTGCAGCAGTTTACAATGAATCATAACTGAATACTGTTTTTGGGGTAATTATGTTCAGTTTTCCTGGTACAGTGGTAGCTTTAGCTACCACATATCTCAAAGAGAACATGTAGCCAATCATAGCCTATGATGAGATGAACACATAAATATTCACCAAGGTAAATTGCAGTCAGCCAATTGTAGCTATGAAAAACCTAAAATTCAGCAAGCTTTAAAGTATTCATCAGGTAATTTGTATTCAGCCACTACCCCATCATCGGAGGAGTGGACAATTTCACTATTCAGCCTACGAAGAAACAACCTTCTGGCTTTGGACCAGGCATGTATTCCcatgaaacaaaacacaaatactGGAGTATTTGAAGCTTTTCAAACTTATAGTCTTAACTAAATTCatgttaacatatttacattggTATTTAATGAGTATGCATGTTTCTTGGTATTCAAATTGTTACATtctgcatgaatattcattctgtAGTAGTGAATGTAGTATTCTGATTGGTTATGTGGTGCTGCATGTTGTATTCTATGTTGTATTCATGGAGAAAGTGAATAAATTAGTTCCtgcttctaaaaaaaaaatcatgactTTCATTTATTGATACACATTCAGCTAGTTTTACTTTTACTTGGGTAAGCTTTGAGCTAAGTTTGGCTTATTTTAATTTGGCTTATTGAGGGATAGCTCATTTAACAGCCTTTCATGGATTAACACTGGCTTCTGTCAAGCTCTTTTAAATATTCAGATGTGAAATTTTGGTGCCCATTCCTGCTCGGGGGACACAACCACTTACATCCTCCTCAGCAGAGAGGCTAGGGTGCACCCCAGTATCTGACTgttttctcaaatactgagaaAAAGTGAAGGTTCCTGTTTGGTATCGCTGTAGTACAGCCATGTCAAGCAAAGTTGTTACAAATCCAGTGAAAGAAACAGCTCATTCTCTATTCACAAACCAGGATACAAATGTGCTGATGTGTTGGCTCAATAGcttgtacatagcagcgattgGGTATCGATTCAAAAGATATTTCCATTCACAAACTCCCAAGGGACAATGACAAAATTGATCTCCAGACTTAGGGGATTATCTCCAATTATCTTAATCCGACATGATTGGTCTATACGGCAATAATTGGAATAGCTCTTCATAACCAGGACAGTGAAggacaaagaaaaacattggaaatttttaaatttatactgtatttgtattgatttgCAAAATTTCGAATATTCCAATAAGAACAAAATTATATCAAGGTACTACAAAGTTATCGTGCATGCATCTGAATCCAACTATGGAGTGTGTTCCAGAAGTAGACAACTGATGTTTGTCGTTTTTCTCTCATCACTGTGGGTTCATCTTCATTGCAATCTTGCCCCTGCTAGGTTCATTATATAGGTTTCAAGTTGAATTAACCTTCAACACCCATGATTCTCTTCGAAATGCGGCCTGCTATCTTGCTGCAGTGGTGTAGTCAACTTATTTCAGTAGGGCACCATGTGTGAGGAGCAGATTTAATGTTCTCAAGGAAGAGAAAGGGGCGGGGGAACTCaatttcactattcttttattgATGCACTCATCTCTTACCCTCCCTCCTCTTTCCTCCCACCTTCACATCTCCCTTCCGCAAACCCATGGATACACATCTTTACTTCTACTATGCCAAgcaaactatatatatctaatataactttacaaattattataactttatatcacttgtcatttagcctttgaaacgtcaggccaacttacttttacacattctcctacacaggctctctagtggataagcagtttgctaacagttttattttattttatttgaatataaCTTTAAGAATATCTGCGATACATCTGTATCGTAATTTCCAAGATAGAGTAAGAACCAGTTCGGAGTGAGCCAGCAGTGTTaatggagaagggggggggggggggggatggggtcaAAGTTAAAAGCTTTGAACACTGCTTTGAACAGAGATTTATCACAGTTCCGCATGAGATGGTTCCTTCTACTCTGTCTTGGAATAGCGTCTCATCTTCCAAGTCTTGTATTTCGGCAAGTCAAAGTACGAGCTGATCATCTCCTGACCTGAAAATAAAAGCTTTGATTATTAGTGATTTAAATTTATACTCCAAATTCTAGATCATGGCATTCTACTCATCGGGCGTCGCTAGGCTTCCTTTAAGGGGCCTCGATGCTTTTCTAGAGGGCAAACAGAACCTATTTTTTCTAAAGGGGGAGGGGCGACAGAAAAATATTGGGAGGCTTAGCCACTCCCTGGCTACACCACTGATTTCCGTCTATTTCTGAAAATTTCTCTCGCTATCTAAATATGCTTCAAATGCTGAAAACTGGTTTGTTTGTAACATTAATGTCTCAATTCATGGGAAACTCGCGAATGCTGGTTACTTCTCTAgacaattattattaatactagGCTCAATGTAAGGCATTTTCACACTATATGTGTGTAGTCTGCTTAGCATATAACAATCGGGACTAAATTCAGTATTCTCATTCACCTTTATGTCCATAAATACCAGACATTTGCACATTGTTGGTCAAGAGTTAAAGTTGTAGTGACCGCACTGCAAGCGAGCCTATATATTCCCTCTCGCAAAGTGGAACAGCctacttattttgtttatagaCATTCTGTCGCCCAACTTTCTTGCTTATCTCCAATCCCATTTATAGTAAACTTGAACAAAGAGGACCAGTGTCCAACGAGAGAAAGTTTTGGGGTCATAAGTTCAAGTGTAGAGCGACATATTTTTATCAGTCACTTCGTTCATGGAATCGGTCAGCGAAGGTCGTTCCCTAAGCCGTAATACTACTTTATAACTACAATATATACCATTGCCTACACTACAGCGATAGCTGGCTAAAAAGGCCGATACTTCACATATTTTTCGTATATTCTTCGGGAATCCACCGGACATTTATGTGTGGGATGTAGCAATGCAACCCACCAATTACTAGCGGATTCAGTgatacatttattcatttacaagGACTTTTATATATGCGGATCTATCCTGGAACTGACAGTTCAAGTTCCCTGGACCGACGCAAGGAGGGTTAGACTAGACAGAATAATTATTAGAGGTTagtagtatttattattattatttacaagtCCTCTAAATTGGTGACCCCGACGTGATAGTTCAATTCTTCCTTGTGTTTTTATCAGGATATTGACTGTGTGTACACGAGCAGTTCAGCCAGTAAAGTATGTGTAGTCACATGACATTTCATAATTTAACTACGGTAGCTTATATACTCGCTTAGAATATCGGTCAAACCCGGCATgaacattcattttctattcgtGGCGGATTCTCGTTCATATTCATTCGAGCGTTATTCATTACCAGCGAGTTACGACATAAACATAGACTATATAATTAAACGGGGAGCTACAGTCCAAGATTTATTATCACCGACATTATCCAGGCTCCGACATTATATCAGTGATAGTTGGGTAATAGTTAAAGTAGCTGCAGGCATCAACAATCTCACAGAATTTTCTAGTCGGGACTCCAGGGGAAAGCGCGTCCTCAAACCATCTCGCGTAACATCGCATGAGCTTTTCAACGAGTTAGAACGTTTCAAACATAGCGTACTCGCCACACACCCCAAGTCTATCGTATCATTCGCCACTATTCCACCTGCGTCGTTCTTGAAATTCCAACAGTATAGGAACTTACGATCGCCCATTTTCACGGCAGCCGAACTATCTACATTCCAACATCAGCACAATATAACAATTGACGCCATCAATCGGCAAATTAAGGAGTACAATCGTAACGCACCGAACATCATTCAGCCTTGGAATTTGTCTTGGCACACATCTATCCGCAAAGCCGACAAACGCCGATCTCGCTCCGGTCGTCCACTGCGTAGAATTCGAAACAATTTCACACACTTATATGACGGTCTACACGCGATTTCATCGATCAAGCGTAAGTGGCATATAGAGCTGGTCAAATCGTTCAGCAAGGAATTACAAGCACTTCAAGAGTTAAATTAGGCGTGTATATCCTTAATATTCTATAACATTTCATGTAACTAAATTGTTTATGTCATCATGACCGATCCAGAGAAAAAAACCGAAACCCAGTCAAGACTCGCTGCAGTTAGTTTGAAACTACCTCCCTTTTGGCCGAACGATCCGACCATATGGTTCGCACAGGTCGAAGCGCAGTTTACCACGCGTGGCATTACGTCAGAGCAGACGCAATACGCATACGTTGTCGCTTCCCTTCAGCCCGAGATAGCACAGGAAGTTAGGGATTTATTGTTGCACCCGCCCGCCAAACAACCGTATTCTACATTGAAGTCCGAGCTAATTAAGCGAACAAGTGCGTCGGAACAAAGGCGGCTACATCAACTACTCATATCAGAGGAACTCGGCGATCGCAAACCGTCACAACTATTACGGCGCATGCGCCAGCTTCTCGGGGATAGCAAATTAGATGACAATTTTCTCCGCCAGCTGTTCTTACAGCGACTACCGACTAATGTGCAGCTTATTCTAGCAACCACTAGCGAGACAATCGACGTTGAGCAACTTGCAGTCATTGCAGACAAAATCATGGAAGTAACCCCGTCTGTCCATCAGGTCTCGGCCATTGTACCTACCCCTACGGTTAATTCTGTCAATGCACCTTCTACAGAGATGGCAGAATTGAGGGAAATGGTCGCAGCTCTCACACTGAAAGTTGAGGCCCTAGGTAGACAGCAAGGTAACCGAACCAATAGGAGCAGATCTAAACCGAGGGATGGTAAGTCATCCCAACGACGAACAAGGTCTCCGTCTTCTGAGCGTTCCCATGCTGGATCTCAGTGTTGGTACCACTGGCAATATGGTGCTGCAGCGGAGAAAGGTACACCACCATGTAACTTTCAGACATCCGGCAACCAAAACAAGTCCCCAAACTCAACAGCCAGCGATTAGGAACGACGAATCGTCATGGCGCATCATCCAGCAGTCGTTTATTTTATATCACTGACCGCCGGACAGGTTCCAGATTTTTAGTTGACACCGGGGCTGAGGTGAGCGTCTTTCCTGCGACAAAAGTGGAAAAAGGGAAACAGCCATTGTTTACCTTAAATGCCGCAAACCAGACACCCATCTCTGCTTTGGTGAGAGGTCATTCACACTCGACATTGGTCTACGACGCGTTTATCGCTGGGTCTTCATACTAGCCGATGTAGCATCGCCATTACTAGGTGCTGATTTCCTCGCTCACTTTTCATTAGCCGTGGACGTCAAACATCGCAAGCTAATCGATCTCGAAACATCGCTCAGCGTAAACGTGCGCACTTCAACAGACACGTCGCCGAGTCCGTCTTATCGTATCTCCAATCTACAATCGCAGTATCACGCGTTACTCGACACATATCCGGACATCACCAGACCATGCTACAAGGAAACGGCAATCAAGCATAACATTACCCATCACATTATTACAAAGGGTACCCCTGTATTCGCACGGCCTCGTAGATTAGTGTCGGACAAATATCGGATTGCGAAAGACGAATTCGAACACATGATCCAACTAGGAATCGTCAGGCCCTCAGAGAGCTGTTGGTCTTCACCCCTTCACATGGTTCCTAAGAAGTCTGGTGACTGGCGTCCATGTGGTGACTACCGGGCCCTCAACAATTCAACCGTGCCCGATAGGTACCCCATACCACATATTCATGACTTTACATCTTCTCTCCATGGTAAAACCATTTTCTCCAAGATTGACCTTGTAAGAGCTTATCATCAGATACCTGTCGAGCCAGATGACGTTCCCAAAACTGCCATCACCACCCCATTTGGCTTGTTCGAATTTGTGAGAATGCCATTCGGTCTCAGGAATAGTGCCCAGACATTTCAGCGTTTCATCGACCAAGTATTACGAGGCCTCCCATTCGTATATGCGTACATCGATGACCTGCTCATCGCTAGTTCTTCACATGAAGAGCACTACGATCATCTGCGACAACTCTTCGATCGCCTTCATGAACACGGAATAGTAATCAATCCTTCGAAGAGCATTTTCGGCGTTTCATCTCTGGATTTTCTAGGACATCACGTCGATGCAAGTGGCATTACTCCATTAACGGACAAAGTCAAAGCAATCACTGACTTTCCGCCACCTGATACACTCCGCAAGTTACGAGAGTTTCTGGGGCTTGTTAATTGCTATAGACGGTTCATTCCAAACTGTGCTATCATCATTCAACCTCTGACTGATCTCTTACGAACTAATCTTAAGAACATGCCTATCAACTTGACGGATATTCAGTTACAGGCATTTTCGAATGTCAAAGCTTCACTTGCACAATCTACACTTCTCAATCATCTACACCCTACCGCCCAGCTCTGTCTGATGGTGGACGCTTCGGACGTAGCTGTAGGTGGGGTTCTCCAGCAGTTAGTGGGAGGTAACTGGGAGCCAATCGCATTCTTTTCGAAGCGCCTACAGAAAGCGGAAActcgttacagcacattcggtCGCGAGTTATTGGCTGTATATCTCACCATTCGCTACTTTCGTCATCTCCTAGAAGGTAGACAATTTCACGTCTTATCAGATCATAAGCCACTTATATATTCATTCTTGACTAGTCCTGACAAGTACTCACCACGAGAAATTCGTCATTTGGATTTCGTCTCACAGTTTACTACGGACATACGTCATATCAAAGGTAAAGATAACGTTGTAGCAGATGCCTTATCTCGAAGCACAATCAACACAGTCAGTGCTTCGAATATAGATTTTAAAGCAATATCAGCGGAACAGGAAGTCGACGAAGAGCTCAGCAAGCTACGTCAGTCGTCGACTTTGCAATTCAAAGAAGTTCCGTTACCGTCATCTCAAGGTACCATCACTTGTGACATCTCTACAGGCACATCCAGGCCATACGTGCCACAAAGATTTCGTCGTGCAGTTTTCGACTCCCTGCATTCTTTATCTCATCCAGGCATTCGGGCAACACAACATCTCATCACTAAACGTTTCGTGTGGCCCGGTATCAATCGAGACGTTCGTGAATGGACTCGCTCATGCATCAGGTGTCAGCAGGCCAAGGTACATCGCCACAACGTGGCACCGGTAGGTACCTTCGTAACACCTAAtgcacgttttgaacacattcaTATTGACATTGTAGGACCACTTCCACCATCAAACGGATATACGTACCTTCTTACTATAGTTGATCGTTTCTCTCGATGGCCGGAAGCTGTACCTATCAGTGACATCACAGCTGAAACAGTAGCCAAGGCATTCATTCAGCGATGGGTCGCTATATTTGGAGTACCATCTGTAATCACCACAGACAGGGGATCGCAATTTGAATCATCACTATTCAGAGAGCTCAGTCGCATGCTCGGTTCGAA is part of the Apostichopus japonicus isolate 1M-3 chromosome 22, ASM3797524v1, whole genome shotgun sequence genome and encodes:
- the LOC139964222 gene encoding uncharacterized protein, coding for MTDPEKKTETQSRLAAVSLKLPPFWPNDPTIWFAQVEAQFTTRGITSEQTQYAYVVASLQPEIAQEVRDLLLHPPAKQPYSTLKSELIKRTSASEQRRLHQLLISEELGDRKPSQLLRRMRQLLGDSKLDDNFLRQLFLQRLPTNVQLILATTSETIDVEQLAVIADKIMEVTPSVHQVSAIVPTPTVNSVNAPSTEMAELREMVAALTLKVEALGRQQGNRTNRSRSKPRDGKSSQRRTRSPSSERSHAGSQCWYHWQYGAAAEKGTPPCNFQTSGNQNKSPNSTASD